In Triticum aestivum cultivar Chinese Spring chromosome 5B, IWGSC CS RefSeq v2.1, whole genome shotgun sequence, the following proteins share a genomic window:
- the LOC123115934 gene encoding uncharacterized protein: protein MRKLSTGRGGGERVGMLSFEVAALMSRAASLWRALEEDQLARLRGEGVRLEGVRRLVADDDSALLALAVAEMAGACGDISCAVARLAGRCADPLLRRFDELFSGLIAGGAGADSHGLRYAAAKKMDRKARKMQRLVAATGLLCQEIDVLAELEQGARLRRVQFAPGEAARRVARQRQEVDRLRTASLWNRSLDYAVRLLGRSLFTIVARIIQVFDLQPKKIAMNDYAMVSPAGARLSFSWSNSFVGSTNSLVYPSDFPVDAPKRSTGAAKSGKAPNGDVRRFLLSRSQSLKQLKWPVRGKHLIGCMVSGSKSPNKEGWVHGGHDLPLSFSYVSSNNDDFSGSYQTNESDRHSANRKLSTSVFECSSHDVLENAPETTLGAAALASHYANLVVFAEKLAISPRHICPDERDALYGMLTDSIRASLRARLRPPSSAARKKGTPCDRVLAAGWADTVQGILGWLAPVAHNTVRWRSERSFEQRNVGSGTSVLLLQTLHFADRDKTEDAIIELLVGLNYLWRYGTQLSARPKLESVGGDVYHDRADYIG, encoded by the coding sequence ATGCGTAAGCTGAGCACTGGCCGCGGCGGAGGGGAGAGGGTCGGGATGCTGTCCTTCGAGGTGGCTGCGCTCATGTCGCGGGCCGCGAGCCTGTGGCGCGCGCTCGAGGAGGACCAGCTGGCGCGGCTCCGCGGGGAAGGCGTCCGGCTCGAGGGCGTGCGGAGGCTCGTGGCCGACGACGACAGCGCGCTGCTGGCCCTCGCGGTCGCGGAGATGGCCGGAGCGTGCGGGGACATCTCCTGCGCCGTCGCGCGGCTCGCGGGCCGGTGTGCCGACCCGCTGTTGCGCCGGTTCGACGAGCTCTTCTCAGGCCTTATCGCCGGCGGCGCTGGCGCCGACTCGCACGGGCTGCGCTACGCGGCCGCCAAGAAGATGGACCGCAAGGCGCGAAAGATGCAGCGCCTCGTCGCCGCCACCGGGCTCCTGTGCCAGGAGATCGACGTGCTTGCCGAGCTCGAGCAGGGCGCGCGCCTCCGCCGCGTGCAGTTCGCGCCCGGCGAGGCCGCGCGCCGCGTCGCGAGGCAGAGGCAGGAGGTCGACCGCCTCCGCACGGCCTCGCTCTGGAACCGGAGCTTGGACTACGCCGTCCGTCTGCTTGGCAGATCGCTCTTCACCATTGTCGCGAGGATCATACAGGTGTTCGATCTGCAGCCCAAGAAAATCGCCATGAACGATTACGCCATGGTGTCGCCCGCCGGTGCGCGGCTCTCATTCTCCTGGAGCAACTCCTTCGTCGGGAGTACAAATTCGCTGGTGTATCCCTCTGATTTCCCCGTGGATGCTCCAAAGAGGTCGACGGGTGCTGCAAAATCCGGTAAGGCCCCTAACGGCGACGTTCGCCGGTTCCTACTTTCCAGGAGCCAGAGTTTGAAGCAGCTCAAGTGGCCTGTGCGTGGCAAGCACCTCATCGGCTGCATGGTCAGCGGGAGCAAGTCTCCGAACAAGGAGGGGTGGGTCCACGGCGGCCATGATCTCCCACTGAGCTTCAGCTACGTCTCATCCAACAACGACGATTTCAGTGGCAGTTACCAGACCAACGAGAGTGATCGTCACAGCGCCAACAGGAAGCTCTCCACTTCGGTGTTCGAGTGCTCGTCGCACGACGTGCTGGAAAACGCACCGGAGACGACCCTCGGCGCAGCCGCCCTGGCATCGCACTACGCGAACCTCGTCGTCTTCGCCGAGAAGCTCGCCATCTCGCCCCGGCACATCTGCCCCGACGAGAGGGATGCGCTGTACGGCATGCTGACTGACAGTATCCGGGCGTCCCTCCGAGCACGCCTAAGGCCGCCGTCGTCCGCAGCTCGGAAGAAGGGCACGCCCTGCGATCGCGTCCTGGCCGCCGGGTGGGCTGACACGGTGCAGGGGATCCTCGGATGGCTAGCACCGGTCGCCCACAACACTGTGCGGTGGCGGTCCGAGAGGAGCTTCGAGCAGCGGAACGTCGGCTCCGGCACGAGCGTTCTGCTCCTGCAGACGCTGCACTTCGCTGACCGGGACAAGACCGAAGATGCCATCATCGAGCTGCTTGTTGGGCTGAATTACCTGTGGAGATACGGGACTCAGCTCTCCGCAAGGCCAAAATTGGAGTCAGTGGGTGGCGATGTTTACCATGATCGAGCTGATTACATAGGATGA